A genomic window from Osmia bicornis bicornis chromosome 4, iOsmBic2.1, whole genome shotgun sequence includes:
- the LOC114875814 gene encoding glutamine synthetase 2 cytoplasmic isoform X1, which translates to MSSNILVKLCGTRVLKNVGIGQKPKWITVNRCLSITMSRLMLKESPNAALDKTLLNRYLELPQPENTVQAKYIWIDGTGENLRSKTRTVDFVPKHPSELPIWTYDGSSTYQADGANSDIYLCPVAIYDDPFRRGKNKLVLCDTYYSDMTPTASNKRFKANEAMEAVKDHEPWFGIEQEYTFLDFDGRPLGWPKNGFPGPQGPYYCGVGADKVIGREIVEAHYRACLYAGVKIAGTNAEVMPSQWEFQVGPCVGISAGDDLWVARFILHRVAEEYGVIVTLDPKPVDGSWNGAGAHTNFSTKAMRNENGIAEIEKAIDKLSKQHLRHIQAYDPRGGKDNERRLTGKCETSSIHDFSAGVANRNVSIRIPRGVAEDKKGYLEDRRPSSNCDPYSVCDALIRTCVLNE; encoded by the exons TATCACAATGTCGCGTCTTATGCTGAAGGAGTCGCCGAACGCGGCCCTAGATAAGACCCTGCTAAACAGGTACCTGGAACTACCCCAACCGGAGAACACAGTTCAGGCGAAATACATTTGGATCGATGGTACCGGTGAAAATTTGCGAAGCAAGACCAGGACCGTTGATTTCGTGCCGAAACATCCGTCAG AATTGCCGATCTGGACGTACGATGGTAGCTCGACGTACCAAGCGGATGGAGCGAACAGTGACATTTATCTATGCCCGGTAGCGATCTACGACGATCCGTTTCGTCGCGGGAAGAACAAACTTGTACTCTGCGACACTTATTACAGCGACATGACACCAACGGCGTCTAACAAGCGTTTCAAAGCGAACGAGGCTATGGAAGCGGTGAAGGATCATGAACCATGGTTCGGTATCGAGCAAGAGTACACTTTTCTTGATTTCGACGGTAGGCCCCTTGGCTGGCCGAAGAACGGTTTCCCGGGTCCCCAAGGACCGTACTACTGCGGCGTCGGCGCCGACAAGGTTATCGGTCGTGAAATCGTCGAGGCTCATTACCGAGCCTGTCTTTACGCCGGCGTGAAGATTGCTGGTACAAATGCCGAAGTAATGCCGTCTCAGTGGGAGTTCCAGGTTGGTCCCTGCGTCGGCATATCAGCCGGCGATGATTTATGGGTCGCCAGGTTCATACTGCATCGCGTGGCCGAGGAATACGGTGTGATCGTCACCTTGGATCCAAAGCCGGTGGACGGTTCGTGGAACGGTGCTGGGGCGCACACGAACTTCTCAACGAAGGCGATGCGAAACGAAAATGGTATCGCCGAGATCGAGAAGGCGATCGACAAGCTGAGCAAGCAGCACCTAAGGCACATCCAAGCGTACGACCCACGCGGAGGAAAGGACAACGAACGTCGTTTAACCGGAAAATGCGAAACCAGCAGCATACATGATTTCAGCGCTGGTGTAGCGAATCGTAATGTCAGTATTCGTATACCTCGAGGCGTTGCCGAGGATAAGAAAGGGTACCTGGAGGACAGAAGACCAAGTAGCAATTGCGATCCATACTCGGTATGCGACGCTCTTATTCGTACTTGTGTCCTCAACGAGTAA
- the LOC114875814 gene encoding glutamine synthetase 2 cytoplasmic isoform X2 has product MSRLMLKESPNAALDKTLLNRYLELPQPENTVQAKYIWIDGTGENLRSKTRTVDFVPKHPSELPIWTYDGSSTYQADGANSDIYLCPVAIYDDPFRRGKNKLVLCDTYYSDMTPTASNKRFKANEAMEAVKDHEPWFGIEQEYTFLDFDGRPLGWPKNGFPGPQGPYYCGVGADKVIGREIVEAHYRACLYAGVKIAGTNAEVMPSQWEFQVGPCVGISAGDDLWVARFILHRVAEEYGVIVTLDPKPVDGSWNGAGAHTNFSTKAMRNENGIAEIEKAIDKLSKQHLRHIQAYDPRGGKDNERRLTGKCETSSIHDFSAGVANRNVSIRIPRGVAEDKKGYLEDRRPSSNCDPYSVCDALIRTCVLNE; this is encoded by the exons ATGTCGCGTCTTATGCTGAAGGAGTCGCCGAACGCGGCCCTAGATAAGACCCTGCTAAACAGGTACCTGGAACTACCCCAACCGGAGAACACAGTTCAGGCGAAATACATTTGGATCGATGGTACCGGTGAAAATTTGCGAAGCAAGACCAGGACCGTTGATTTCGTGCCGAAACATCCGTCAG AATTGCCGATCTGGACGTACGATGGTAGCTCGACGTACCAAGCGGATGGAGCGAACAGTGACATTTATCTATGCCCGGTAGCGATCTACGACGATCCGTTTCGTCGCGGGAAGAACAAACTTGTACTCTGCGACACTTATTACAGCGACATGACACCAACGGCGTCTAACAAGCGTTTCAAAGCGAACGAGGCTATGGAAGCGGTGAAGGATCATGAACCATGGTTCGGTATCGAGCAAGAGTACACTTTTCTTGATTTCGACGGTAGGCCCCTTGGCTGGCCGAAGAACGGTTTCCCGGGTCCCCAAGGACCGTACTACTGCGGCGTCGGCGCCGACAAGGTTATCGGTCGTGAAATCGTCGAGGCTCATTACCGAGCCTGTCTTTACGCCGGCGTGAAGATTGCTGGTACAAATGCCGAAGTAATGCCGTCTCAGTGGGAGTTCCAGGTTGGTCCCTGCGTCGGCATATCAGCCGGCGATGATTTATGGGTCGCCAGGTTCATACTGCATCGCGTGGCCGAGGAATACGGTGTGATCGTCACCTTGGATCCAAAGCCGGTGGACGGTTCGTGGAACGGTGCTGGGGCGCACACGAACTTCTCAACGAAGGCGATGCGAAACGAAAATGGTATCGCCGAGATCGAGAAGGCGATCGACAAGCTGAGCAAGCAGCACCTAAGGCACATCCAAGCGTACGACCCACGCGGAGGAAAGGACAACGAACGTCGTTTAACCGGAAAATGCGAAACCAGCAGCATACATGATTTCAGCGCTGGTGTAGCGAATCGTAATGTCAGTATTCGTATACCTCGAGGCGTTGCCGAGGATAAGAAAGGGTACCTGGAGGACAGAAGACCAAGTAGCAATTGCGATCCATACTCGGTATGCGACGCTCTTATTCGTACTTGTGTCCTCAACGAGTAA